One segment of Rosa chinensis cultivar Old Blush chromosome 6, RchiOBHm-V2, whole genome shotgun sequence DNA contains the following:
- the LOC112171999 gene encoding ammonium transporter 1 member 4: MAAITCSASDLQPLLGPNATAAAEYICGRFGAVSNKFVDTGYAVDNTYLLFSAYLVFAMQLGFAMLCAGSVRAKNTMNIMLTNVLDAATGGIFYYLFGFAFAFGTPSNGFIGKQFFGLSHFPSPSFDYGYFLYQWAFAIAAAGITSGSIAERTQFVAYLIYSSFLTGFVYPIVSHWFWSADGWASPARAENLLFGSGVIDFAGSGVVHLVGGIAGLWGALIEGPRIGRFDHEGRSVAMRGHSGTLVVLGTFLLWFGWYGFNAGSFLNILKVYGDSGSYYGQWSAVGRTAVTTTLAGCSAALTTLFGKRLLSGHWNVTDVCNGLLGGFAAITSGCSVVDPWAAIICGIVAAWVLIWCNKLAEKLKYDDPLEAAQLHGGCGTWGIIFTALFAKKAYVNEVYPGHPERPFGLFMGGGAKLLAAHLVQIVVVAVFVSVTMGTLFFLLHKLKLLRISSDEEMAGMDVTSHGGLAYVYTDESGMKSGYMVSNTGPPHV, encoded by the coding sequence ATGGCGGCCATCACTTGCTCCGCCTCGGACCTCCAGCCCCTCCTGGGCCCCAATGCCACTGCAGCTGCAGAATACATCTGCGGCCGCTTTGGTGCCGTGTCGAACAAGTTTGTCGACACGGGCTATGCAGTTGACAACACGTATCTTCTCTTCTCTGCCTATCTTGTTTTTGCCATGCAGCTCGGCTTTGCAATGCTCTGCGCTGGCTCCGTTCGCGCCAAAAACACCATGAACATTATGCTCACCAATGTCCTCGACGCCGCCACCGGCGGCATCTTCTACTATCTTTTCGGTTTTGCCTTCGCCTTTGGAACTCCCTCCAATGGCTTCATTGGCAAGCAATTCTTTGGTCTCAGCCATTTTCCTTCCCCCTCTTTCGACTACGGCTACTTCCTCTACCAATGGGCCTTTGCCATTGCAGCTGCCGGAATCACTAGTGGTTCGATCGCCGAACGGACCCAATTCGTGGCCTATTTGATCTATTCATCTTTCTTGACCGGATTTGTGTACCCGATTGTGTCACATTGGTTTTGGTCTGCAGATGGATGGGCTAGCCCTGCTCGTGCTGAGAATCTCTTGTTTGGTTCTGGTGTGATTGACTTTGCAGGCTCCGGAGTTGTCCACTTGGTCGGAGGCATTGCCGGTTTGTGGGGTGCCCTGATCGAGGGGCCTAGGATCGGCCGGTTTGATCATGAAGGCCGGTCCGTGGCAATGCGTGGACATAGTGGCACATTGGTTGTTTtgggcacatttttgttgtGGTTTGGTTGGTATGGTTTCAATGCAGGTTCATTTCTCAACATATTGAAGGTTTATGGTGATAGTGGATCTTACTATGGACAATGGAGTGCTGTGGGCCGGACCGCCGTGACAACCACCTTGGCCGGATGCTCGGCAGCATTGACTACCCTCTTCGGAAAGCGGCTGCTCTCCGGGCACTGGAATGTCACTGATGTGTGCAATGGCTTGCTTGGCGGGTTCGCAGCTATTACATCTGGCTGTTCAGTGGTTGATCCTTGGGCAGCAATTATTTGTGGGATTGTGGCGGCTTGGGTTTTAATCTGGTGCAACAAGCTTGCCGAGAAGTTGAAGTATGATGATCCTTTGGAGGCTGCACAGCTTCATGGTGGGTGTGGTACGTGGGGGATCATATTCACGGCCTTGTTTGCCAAGAAGGCTTATGTGAATGAGGTCTATCCAGGGCACCCGGAGAGGCCATTTGGGCTGTTTATGGGAGGCGGTGCCAAACTGTTAGCTGCGCATTTGGTGCAGATTGTGGTGGTTGCTGTGTTTGTGAGTGTGACGATGGGGACATTGTTTTTCTTGCTGCACAAGTTGAAGCTGTTGAGGATTTCATCAGACGAGGAAATGGCAGGAATGGATGTGACGAGTCATGGAGGATTGGCTTATGTCTATACTGATGAAAGTGGCATGAAATCTGGATATATGGTGTCTAACACTGGTCCTCCACATGTTTGA
- the LOC112171490 gene encoding uncharacterized protein LOC112171490, whose translation MLEIRVFGSTVPSVSLLTKSPARLLESSTAVLGSFCLEFWARSPPQQQASKPPPPQYTHLNLYAVSILCFCSVLQINTSVGESIAPITPHEGTSTATPEVQGTQATQLEDDGSVESILEALKRKERSDIWNHFERDMVDGRIKGQCNYCGKIYYADPRKNGTTSLNNHMDRCPKYPPNIEMMKV comes from the exons atgttggagatccgtGTCTTCGGctctactgtg CCCTCAGTTTCTCTCCTCACCAAGTCACCAGCTCGCCTCCTCGAATCCTCCACAGCAGTTCTGGGCTCGTTCTGTCTGGAGTTCTGGGCTCGTTCTCCTCCACAGCAGCAAGCGAGCAAGCCACCTCCACCTCAGTACACTCATCTGAATCTTTACGCCG TTTCTATTTTGTG TTTCTGTTCTGTTTTGCAGATCAACACTAGTGTTGGTGAATCTATAGCACCAATAACTCCCCATGAAGGAACTTCTACTGCAACTCCGGAAGTTCAAGGAACTCAAGCAACCCAGCTTGAAGATGATGGAAGTGTGGAAAGCATCCTTGAGGCGTTGAAACGAAAAGAAAGGTCAGATATTTGGAATCATTTTGAGAGGGATATGGTGGATGGTAGAATTAAGGGTCAATGTAATTATTGTGGAAAAATTTACTATGCCGATCCTAGGAAGAATGGTACAACCTCCCTTAATAATCATATGGATAGGTGTCCAAAGTATCCCCCTaatattgagatgatgaaaGTGTAA
- the LOC112172000 gene encoding alcohol dehydrogenase class-3 translates to MATQGQVITCKAAVAWEPNKPLVIEDVQVAPPQAGEVRVKILYTALCHTDAYTWGGKDPEGLFPCILGHEAAGIVESVGEGVTDVQAGDHVIPCYQAECGECKFCKSGKTNLCGKVRAATGVGVMMSDRQSRFSINGKPIYHFMGTSTFSQYTVVHDVSVAKIDPKAPLEKVCLLGCGVPTGLGAVWNTAKVEAGSIVAIFGLGTVGLAVAEGAKTAGASRIIGIDIDSKKFDTAKNFGVTEFVNPKDHEKPIQQVIVDLTDGGVDYSFECIGNVSVMRAALECCHKGWGTSVIVGVAASGQEISTRPFQLVTGRVWKGTAFGGFKSRSQVPWLVEKYLKKEIKVDEYITHTLTLGEINKAFDLMHEGGCLRCVLSTEA, encoded by the exons ATGGCGACCCAAGGTCAAGTCATCACCTGCAAAGCGGCGGTGGCCTGGGAACCCAACAAGCCTTTGGTTATCGAAGACGTCCAGGTGGCTCCGCCGCAGGCCGGAGAGGTCCGCGTCAAGATTCTCTACACCGCTCTCTGCCACACCGACGCTTATACCTGGGGCGGCAAG GACCCTGAAGGTCTCTTCCCTTGTATACTTGGTCATGAGGCTGCAGG GATTGTTGAGAGTGTTGGTGAAGGTGTTACTGACGTTCAGGCGGGAGACCATGTCATCCCTTGTTACCAGGCTGAATGCGGAGAATGCAAGTTTTGCAAATCCGGGAAGACGAATCTCTGTGGAAAAGTACGTGCTGCCACTGGAGTTGGAGTCATGATGAGTGATCGTCAGAGCCGTTTCTCTATAAACGGAAAGCCTATTTACCATTTTATGGGAACCTCGACATTTAGCCAGTACACTGTTGTTCATGATGTTAGCGTTGCCAAGATAGATCCAAAAGCTCCTTTGGAGAAAGTATGCCTTCTCGGATGTGGTGTTCCTACTG GTCTTGGAGCCGTTTGGAACACAGCAAAAGTAGAAGCAGGGTCAATTGTTGCTATTTTTGGCCTTGGAACTGTTGGTCTTGCA GTTGCCGAGGGTGCCAAAACAGCTGGTGCATCACGAATAATTGGCATCGACATCGATAGCAAGAAGTTTGATACCG CAAAGAACTTTGGAGTTACTGAATTTGTGAATCCAAAGGACCATGAGAAGCCAATCCAACAGGTCATAGTTGATCTCACTGATGGTGGTGTTGACTATAGCTTTGAGTGCATTGGGAATGTTTCAGTGATGAGGGCTGCCTTGGAGTGCTGCCACAAG GGCTGGGGAACATCAGTTATTGTAGGTGTTGCGGCATCAGGGCAGGAGATATCAACTCGTCCTTTTCAGCTGGTGACTGGTCGTGTGTGGAAGGGAACAGCCTTTGGTGGTTTCAAGAGCCGCTCACAGGTGCCTTGGCTTGTAGAGAAGTACTTGAAGAAG GAAATCAAAGTTGATGAATACATCACCCACACTTTGACCCTTGGGGAAATAAACAAGGCATTTGATTTGATGCATGAAGGGGGATGCCTCCGGTGTGTGCTTTCTACAGAAGCATAA